A region of Vitis riparia cultivar Riparia Gloire de Montpellier isolate 1030 chromosome 1, EGFV_Vit.rip_1.0, whole genome shotgun sequence DNA encodes the following proteins:
- the LOC117918838 gene encoding nucleolin 2 isoform X2, translating into MGKSSKKSTPKVDATPVVTPPSKPTKKGKRQAEDSIEKVVSAKKQKKGNGVEQVVQKQKVEVKKQQKVETKKKKKEETSSSEDLTSSDSDEEPKATTASKKGAIAAKPPAKVTVEESSSDEESSSDEEPDSKVAVPSKKKPISASKNGTAAGPVAAAKKVSDSSSSDSSDDSDSDEEIKEANKVSSQPKKLPATAKAAKNGSVVAPKKKEESSDSSDSDSSSDEEDEKASKVASQAKKLPPSSQKNVPVAAPKKAESSDSSDESDSDEEEPTAAKNVAAAAPKKKVQSSDSSSETSSEEEEEPQKKPAPKEDSSEDDSSDESDEEPQKKKLKVPASVPSNAGKSSSSEEESSDSEDEPSKIPLPKKATQVSKKSSGPEEDSSEEDSSEEESDEGEPSKTPKKNGTDVEMVDAETPAKQTDSKSGKKAPKTPATPQVESTGSKTLFVGNLSFSVQKEDVEHFFKDAGEVVDVRFSSDADGRFKGFGHVEFATPEAAQKALKMNGKDLLGRAVRLDLARERGAYTPYSGKESNSFQKGGSQAQTIFVRGFDKSGDEDQVRSTLEEYFGSCGDISRISIPKDYESGSVKGIAYMDFTDGDSFNKALELNGTELGGYTLNVEEAKPRGDSRDGGGRSGGRSGGRDGGRFGGRRGGGRGGGGDRFGGGGGGRFSGGGGRFGGGGRGRGGFNKPNMGAAGTGKKTTFNDE; encoded by the exons ATGGGAAAGTCCAGCAAGAAATCGACCCCCAAA GTTGATGCAACTCCCGTTGTTACTCCACCATCCAAACCTACCAAAAAAG GTAAGAGGCAAGCTGAAGATTCGATAGAGAAGGTGGTGAGCGCGAAGAAGCAGAAAAAAGGTAATGGGGTGGAGCAGGTCGTACAGAAGCAGAAGGTCGAAGTGAAAAAACAACAGAAGGTGgagacgaagaagaagaagaaagaggagaCTAGTAGCTCAGAGGACTTGACTTCATCCGATTCTGATGAAGAGCCAAAG GCTACAACAGCCTCTAAGAAGGGAGCGATTGCGGCAAAACCACCTGCTAAAGTAACTGTTGAGGAATCTTCATCTGATGAGGAATCTTCATCTGACGAG GAGCCTGATTCTAAAGTTGCTGTTCCTTCAAAGAAAAAACCTATATCTGCTTCTAAGAACGGCACTGCCGCTGGCCCAGTGGCTGCTGCAAAGAAGGTGAGTGACAGTTCAAGCTCTGACAGCAGTGATGATTCAGACTCGGATGAAGAAATC AAAGAAGCTAATAAGGTGAGCTCCCAACCAAAGAAATTACCAGCCACTGCCAAGGCTGCTAAGAATGGCTCTGTCGTGGCTCCCAAGAAGAAAGAAGAGTCAAGTGATAGTTCTGATTCAGATAGTAGTTCAGATGAGGAGGAT GAGAAGGCTTCAAAGGTTGCTTCTCAAGCTAAGAAGTTGCCACCTTCCAGCCAAAAGAATGTTCCAGTGGCGGCTCCTAAGAAAGCTGAGTCAAGTGATAGCTCTGATGAGAGTGATTCTGATGAAGAG GAACCAACTGCTGCAAAGAATGTAGCTGCTGCAGCACCTAAAAAGAAAGTACAGTCTAGTGATAGTTCTTCTGAGACCTCTTCAGAGGAAGAAGAG GAACCACAGAAAAAACCAGCACCTAAAGAAGATAGCAGTGAAGATGATAGTTCTGATGAAAGTGATGAAGAGCctcaaaagaaaaagttgaaaGTTCCG GCTTCAGTTCCTTCTAATGCTGGAAAATCAAGCAGTAGCGAAGAGGAAAGCTCTGATTCAGAAGATGAGCCCTCAAAGATACCATTGCCAAAGAAG GCTACTCAAGTGTCAAAGAAAAGCAGCGGTCCTGAGGAGGATTCCTCAGAGGAGGATTCATCTGAGGAAGAAAGCGATGAGGGAGAGCCTTCCAAGACCCCAAAGAAGAAT GGCACTGATGTGGAAATGGTAGATGCTGAAACACCTGCTAAGCAGACTGATTCAAAATCTGGGAAGAAAGCT CCCAAAACCCCTGCCACTCCTCAAGTGGAGAGCACTGGAAGCAAGACACTGTTTGTTGGCAATCTATCTTTTAGTGTTCAAAAAGAGGATGT GGAGCATTTCTTTAAAGATGCCGGTGAAGTTGTTGATGTCCGTTTCTCCTCAGATGCAGACGGGAGGTTCAAGGGCTTTGGTCATGTTGAGTTTGCTACTCCAGAAGCAGCACAGAAG GCTCTCAAAATGAATGGTAAAGACTTGTTGGGTCGTGCTGTCAGACTTGATTTGGCCCGTGAAAGGGGCGCATATACTCCATATAGCGG AAAAGAAAGCAATTCATTCCAAAAGGGAGGGAGTCAGGCACAGACGATATTTGTTCGGGGCTTTGATAAAAGCGGCGATGAGGACCAG GTTAGGAGCACCCTGGAAGAGTATTTTGGGTCTTGTGGGGATATTTCAAGGATTTCAATCCCTAAAGATTATGAATCTGGTTCTGTTAAGGG GATTGCTTACATGGACTTCACAGATGGTGACAGCTTCAACAAAGCTCTTGAACTCAATGGAACAGAACTGGGAGGTTATACCTTGAATGTTGAAGAGGCAAAGCCCAGAGGTGATAGCCGTGATGGTGGTGGCAGAAGTGGTGGAAGGAGTGGTGGTAGAGATGGTGGTCGGTTTGGAGGTAGACGTGGAGGTGGACGAGGTGGTGGTGGGGACCGttttggtggtggtggtgggggcCGTTTTAGTGGTGGTGGGGGCCGTTTTGGCGGTGGTGGCAGAGGACGTGGAGGTTTTAATAAACCAAACATGGGTGCTGCTGGCACAG GTAAGAAGACAACTTTCAATGATGAGTAA
- the LOC117918838 gene encoding nucleolin 2 isoform X1 — MGKSSKKSTPKVDATPVVTPPSKPTKKGKRQAEDSIEKVVSAKKQKKGNGVEQVVQKQKVEVKKQQKVETKKKKKEETSSSEDLTSSDSDEEPKATTASKKGAIAAKPPAKVTVEESSSDEESSSDEEPDSKVAVPSKKKPISASKNGTAAGPVAAAKKVSDSSSSDSSDDSDSDEEIKEANKVSSQPKKLPATAKAAKNGSVVAPKKKEESSDSSDSDSSSDEEDEKASKVASQAKKLPPSSQKNVPVAAPKKAESSDSSDESDSDEEEPTAAKNVAAAAPKKKVQSSDSSSETSSEEEEEPQKKPAPKEDSSEDDSSDESDEEPQKKKLKVPASVPSNAGKSSSSEEESSDSEDEPSKIPLPKKQATQVSKKSSGPEEDSSEEDSSEEESDEGEPSKTPKKNGTDVEMVDAETPAKQTDSKSGKKAPKTPATPQVESTGSKTLFVGNLSFSVQKEDVEHFFKDAGEVVDVRFSSDADGRFKGFGHVEFATPEAAQKALKMNGKDLLGRAVRLDLARERGAYTPYSGKESNSFQKGGSQAQTIFVRGFDKSGDEDQVRSTLEEYFGSCGDISRISIPKDYESGSVKGIAYMDFTDGDSFNKALELNGTELGGYTLNVEEAKPRGDSRDGGGRSGGRSGGRDGGRFGGRRGGGRGGGGDRFGGGGGGRFSGGGGRFGGGGRGRGGFNKPNMGAAGTGKKTTFNDE; from the exons ATGGGAAAGTCCAGCAAGAAATCGACCCCCAAA GTTGATGCAACTCCCGTTGTTACTCCACCATCCAAACCTACCAAAAAAG GTAAGAGGCAAGCTGAAGATTCGATAGAGAAGGTGGTGAGCGCGAAGAAGCAGAAAAAAGGTAATGGGGTGGAGCAGGTCGTACAGAAGCAGAAGGTCGAAGTGAAAAAACAACAGAAGGTGgagacgaagaagaagaagaaagaggagaCTAGTAGCTCAGAGGACTTGACTTCATCCGATTCTGATGAAGAGCCAAAG GCTACAACAGCCTCTAAGAAGGGAGCGATTGCGGCAAAACCACCTGCTAAAGTAACTGTTGAGGAATCTTCATCTGATGAGGAATCTTCATCTGACGAG GAGCCTGATTCTAAAGTTGCTGTTCCTTCAAAGAAAAAACCTATATCTGCTTCTAAGAACGGCACTGCCGCTGGCCCAGTGGCTGCTGCAAAGAAGGTGAGTGACAGTTCAAGCTCTGACAGCAGTGATGATTCAGACTCGGATGAAGAAATC AAAGAAGCTAATAAGGTGAGCTCCCAACCAAAGAAATTACCAGCCACTGCCAAGGCTGCTAAGAATGGCTCTGTCGTGGCTCCCAAGAAGAAAGAAGAGTCAAGTGATAGTTCTGATTCAGATAGTAGTTCAGATGAGGAGGAT GAGAAGGCTTCAAAGGTTGCTTCTCAAGCTAAGAAGTTGCCACCTTCCAGCCAAAAGAATGTTCCAGTGGCGGCTCCTAAGAAAGCTGAGTCAAGTGATAGCTCTGATGAGAGTGATTCTGATGAAGAG GAACCAACTGCTGCAAAGAATGTAGCTGCTGCAGCACCTAAAAAGAAAGTACAGTCTAGTGATAGTTCTTCTGAGACCTCTTCAGAGGAAGAAGAG GAACCACAGAAAAAACCAGCACCTAAAGAAGATAGCAGTGAAGATGATAGTTCTGATGAAAGTGATGAAGAGCctcaaaagaaaaagttgaaaGTTCCG GCTTCAGTTCCTTCTAATGCTGGAAAATCAAGCAGTAGCGAAGAGGAAAGCTCTGATTCAGAAGATGAGCCCTCAAAGATACCATTGCCAAAGAAG CAGGCTACTCAAGTGTCAAAGAAAAGCAGCGGTCCTGAGGAGGATTCCTCAGAGGAGGATTCATCTGAGGAAGAAAGCGATGAGGGAGAGCCTTCCAAGACCCCAAAGAAGAAT GGCACTGATGTGGAAATGGTAGATGCTGAAACACCTGCTAAGCAGACTGATTCAAAATCTGGGAAGAAAGCT CCCAAAACCCCTGCCACTCCTCAAGTGGAGAGCACTGGAAGCAAGACACTGTTTGTTGGCAATCTATCTTTTAGTGTTCAAAAAGAGGATGT GGAGCATTTCTTTAAAGATGCCGGTGAAGTTGTTGATGTCCGTTTCTCCTCAGATGCAGACGGGAGGTTCAAGGGCTTTGGTCATGTTGAGTTTGCTACTCCAGAAGCAGCACAGAAG GCTCTCAAAATGAATGGTAAAGACTTGTTGGGTCGTGCTGTCAGACTTGATTTGGCCCGTGAAAGGGGCGCATATACTCCATATAGCGG AAAAGAAAGCAATTCATTCCAAAAGGGAGGGAGTCAGGCACAGACGATATTTGTTCGGGGCTTTGATAAAAGCGGCGATGAGGACCAG GTTAGGAGCACCCTGGAAGAGTATTTTGGGTCTTGTGGGGATATTTCAAGGATTTCAATCCCTAAAGATTATGAATCTGGTTCTGTTAAGGG GATTGCTTACATGGACTTCACAGATGGTGACAGCTTCAACAAAGCTCTTGAACTCAATGGAACAGAACTGGGAGGTTATACCTTGAATGTTGAAGAGGCAAAGCCCAGAGGTGATAGCCGTGATGGTGGTGGCAGAAGTGGTGGAAGGAGTGGTGGTAGAGATGGTGGTCGGTTTGGAGGTAGACGTGGAGGTGGACGAGGTGGTGGTGGGGACCGttttggtggtggtggtgggggcCGTTTTAGTGGTGGTGGGGGCCGTTTTGGCGGTGGTGGCAGAGGACGTGGAGGTTTTAATAAACCAAACATGGGTGCTGCTGGCACAG GTAAGAAGACAACTTTCAATGATGAGTAA
- the LOC117918884 gene encoding endoglucanase 5 produces the protein SVAELGLNHGEELHSLLGSSHFLGLFALEATAGASFNYGDAMEKSLMFFEAQRSGKLPVNQRVKWRGDSGLRDGLLQGVDLVGGYYDAGDHVKFGLPMAFTVTMLSWGAIDYRKEITGLNQMGDTLAAIKWGTDYFIKAHTEPDVLWGQVGDGDSDHYCWERAEDMTTPRNAYKLDPNHPGSDLAGETAAAMAAASMAFKLYNSSYSSLLLAHGKQLFSFADRFRGHYDDSIQCARQYYTSSGYSDELLWAAAWLFRATGDEYYLKYVVDNAVSMGGTGWAVKEFSWDNKYAGVQILLSKVLMEGRGGAYTSTLNKYQAKADFFACACLQKNDGYNVPLTPGGLVYLHEWNNMQYASSAAFLLAVYSDYLSAENAVLKCPDAQVQPYELLNFAKSQADYILGKNPKSMSYLVGYGQKYPVHAHHRGSSIASVAVLHSTVGCVEGFESWYHRPEANPNVIYGGLVGGPDKNDGFSDDRSNYEQTEPTLSGSAPLVGLFSKLQNLIGTSGSHSQKSPAPHHQNTPSSYGKEKPAPNTSDVPVEFIHSITNTWTIGRTTYYRHKVIIKNKSQKPITDLKLAIENLSGTLWGLNPCQEKNTYELPQWLKVLQPGSQSSFVYVQGGPQAKVSVLSYH, from the exons TCAGTAGCTGAATTGGGTCTCAATCATGGAGAGGAGCTTCACTCATTGcttggttctagccatttcttgggACTGTTTGCCCTGGAGGCAACAGCTGGGGCAAGCTTCAACTATGGTGATGCCATGGAGAAGAGCTTGATGTTTTTTGAGGCACAGAGGTCAGGGAAGCTGCCGGTGAACCAGAGAGTCAAGTGGCGGGGGGATTCGGGACTCCGTGATGGGCTTCTTCAAGGG GTGGACTTGGTGGGAGGGTACTATGATGCCGGAGACCATGTGAAGTTTGGGCTGCCAATGGCTTTTACAGTGACCATGCTTTCATGGGGAGCCATCGATTACAGGAAAGAGATCACAGGCTTGAACCAGATGGGAGACACACTGGCTGCTATCAAATGGGGGACTGATTACTTCATCAAGGCACATACTGAGCCGGATGTTCTCTGGGGACAG GTGGGGGATGGAGACTCTGATCACTACTGTTGGGAGCGCGCAGAGGACATGACGACACCTAGAAATGCTTACAAACTTGACCCCAATCATCCAGGCTCTGATCTTGCTGGTGAAACTGCAGCTGCCATGGCTGCAGCCTCCATGGCTTTCAAGCTTTATAACTCTTCCTACTCCAGTCTGCTCTTAGCTCATGGAAAGCAG CTTTTCTCATTTGCGGATAGATTCAGGGGTCACTATGATGATTCCATCCAGTGTGCTAGGCAGTACTACACTTCATCAGGTTACTCG GATGAGTTACTGTGGGCTGCTGCTTGGCTTTTCCGGGCTACTGGCGATGAATACTATTTGAAGTATGTAGTGGATAATGCAGTCTCTATGGGAGGAACTGGATGGGCAGTAAAAGAGTTCTCTTGGGACAACAAATACGCTGGTGTGCAGATTCTTCTTTCAAAG GTATTGATGGAGGGACGCGGTGGAGCGTACACTTCAACACTGAATAAGTACCAGGCCAAGGCGGATTTCTTCGCATGTGCTTGTCTGCAGAAGAATGATGGCTACAATGTTCCCTTGACTCCAG GTGGCTTAGTGTACTTGCATGAATGGAACAACATGCAGTATGCCTCATCTGCTGCATTCCTTCTTGCTGTCTACTCTGATTACCTCTCTGCTGAAAATGCTGTACTCAAATGCCCAGATGCCCAAGTCCAACCCTATGAGCTCCTCAATTTTGCAAAGTCACAG GCTGACTACATTCTGGGAAAAAATCCCAAGTCCATGAGCTACCTAGTTGGTTATGGACAGAAGTATCCAGTCCATGCTCACCACAGAGGTTCTTCCATTGCCTCTGTAGCTGTCCTCCACTCTACAGTTGGATGTGTGGAGGGATTTGAGTCATGGTACCATCGCCCTGAAGCAAACCCTAATGTTATTTATGGAGGTCTTGTGGGAGGTCCCGACAAGAACGATGGATTCTCCGATGACCGGTCCAATTATGAGCAGACTGAGCCAACACTTTCAGGCAGTGCTCCTCTTGTAGGCCTCTTCTCCAAGCTGCAGAACCTAATAGGAACTTCAG GTTCCCATTCTCAAAAATCACCTGCGCCCCATCACCAAAACACACCAA GTTCTTATGGTAAGGAAAAACCAGCACCCAATACATCAG ATGTCCCGGTGGAATTCATTCATTCCATAACCAACACATGGACTATTGGAAGAACAACTTACTACAGGCATAAGGTGATCATCAAGAACAAGTCCCAAAAGCCAATTACAGACCTCAAGTTGGCAATTGAAAACCTTTCGGGAACCCTATGGGGCCTTAACCCATGTCAAGAGAAGAACACCTATGAGCTCCCACAATGGCTGAAAGTACTACAGCCTGGATCACAAAGCAGTTTTGTTTATGTTCAAGGAGGCCCCCAAGCCAAGGTTTCAGTTCTTAGCTACCATTAA
- the LOC117918838 gene encoding nucleolin 2 isoform X3 has protein sequence MGKSSKKSTPKVDATPVVTPPSKPTKKGKRQAEDSIEKVVSAKKQKKGNGVEQVVQKQKVEVKKQQKVETKKKKKEETSSSEDLTSSDSDEEPKATTASKKGAIAAKPPAKVTVEESSSDEESSSDEEPDSKVAVPSKKKPISASKNGTAAGPVAAAKKKEANKVSSQPKKLPATAKAAKNGSVVAPKKKEESSDSSDSDSSSDEEDEKASKVASQAKKLPPSSQKNVPVAAPKKAESSDSSDESDSDEEEPTAAKNVAAAAPKKKVQSSDSSSETSSEEEEEPQKKPAPKEDSSEDDSSDESDEEPQKKKLKVPASVPSNAGKSSSSEEESSDSEDEPSKIPLPKKQATQVSKKSSGPEEDSSEEDSSEEESDEGEPSKTPKKNGTDVEMVDAETPAKQTDSKSGKKAPKTPATPQVESTGSKTLFVGNLSFSVQKEDVEHFFKDAGEVVDVRFSSDADGRFKGFGHVEFATPEAAQKALKMNGKDLLGRAVRLDLARERGAYTPYSGKESNSFQKGGSQAQTIFVRGFDKSGDEDQVRSTLEEYFGSCGDISRISIPKDYESGSVKGIAYMDFTDGDSFNKALELNGTELGGYTLNVEEAKPRGDSRDGGGRSGGRSGGRDGGRFGGRRGGGRGGGGDRFGGGGGGRFSGGGGRFGGGGRGRGGFNKPNMGAAGTGKKTTFNDE, from the exons ATGGGAAAGTCCAGCAAGAAATCGACCCCCAAA GTTGATGCAACTCCCGTTGTTACTCCACCATCCAAACCTACCAAAAAAG GTAAGAGGCAAGCTGAAGATTCGATAGAGAAGGTGGTGAGCGCGAAGAAGCAGAAAAAAGGTAATGGGGTGGAGCAGGTCGTACAGAAGCAGAAGGTCGAAGTGAAAAAACAACAGAAGGTGgagacgaagaagaagaagaaagaggagaCTAGTAGCTCAGAGGACTTGACTTCATCCGATTCTGATGAAGAGCCAAAG GCTACAACAGCCTCTAAGAAGGGAGCGATTGCGGCAAAACCACCTGCTAAAGTAACTGTTGAGGAATCTTCATCTGATGAGGAATCTTCATCTGACGAG GAGCCTGATTCTAAAGTTGCTGTTCCTTCAAAGAAAAAACCTATATCTGCTTCTAAGAACGGCACTGCCGCTGGCCCAGTGGCTGCTGCAAAGAAG AAAGAAGCTAATAAGGTGAGCTCCCAACCAAAGAAATTACCAGCCACTGCCAAGGCTGCTAAGAATGGCTCTGTCGTGGCTCCCAAGAAGAAAGAAGAGTCAAGTGATAGTTCTGATTCAGATAGTAGTTCAGATGAGGAGGAT GAGAAGGCTTCAAAGGTTGCTTCTCAAGCTAAGAAGTTGCCACCTTCCAGCCAAAAGAATGTTCCAGTGGCGGCTCCTAAGAAAGCTGAGTCAAGTGATAGCTCTGATGAGAGTGATTCTGATGAAGAG GAACCAACTGCTGCAAAGAATGTAGCTGCTGCAGCACCTAAAAAGAAAGTACAGTCTAGTGATAGTTCTTCTGAGACCTCTTCAGAGGAAGAAGAG GAACCACAGAAAAAACCAGCACCTAAAGAAGATAGCAGTGAAGATGATAGTTCTGATGAAAGTGATGAAGAGCctcaaaagaaaaagttgaaaGTTCCG GCTTCAGTTCCTTCTAATGCTGGAAAATCAAGCAGTAGCGAAGAGGAAAGCTCTGATTCAGAAGATGAGCCCTCAAAGATACCATTGCCAAAGAAG CAGGCTACTCAAGTGTCAAAGAAAAGCAGCGGTCCTGAGGAGGATTCCTCAGAGGAGGATTCATCTGAGGAAGAAAGCGATGAGGGAGAGCCTTCCAAGACCCCAAAGAAGAAT GGCACTGATGTGGAAATGGTAGATGCTGAAACACCTGCTAAGCAGACTGATTCAAAATCTGGGAAGAAAGCT CCCAAAACCCCTGCCACTCCTCAAGTGGAGAGCACTGGAAGCAAGACACTGTTTGTTGGCAATCTATCTTTTAGTGTTCAAAAAGAGGATGT GGAGCATTTCTTTAAAGATGCCGGTGAAGTTGTTGATGTCCGTTTCTCCTCAGATGCAGACGGGAGGTTCAAGGGCTTTGGTCATGTTGAGTTTGCTACTCCAGAAGCAGCACAGAAG GCTCTCAAAATGAATGGTAAAGACTTGTTGGGTCGTGCTGTCAGACTTGATTTGGCCCGTGAAAGGGGCGCATATACTCCATATAGCGG AAAAGAAAGCAATTCATTCCAAAAGGGAGGGAGTCAGGCACAGACGATATTTGTTCGGGGCTTTGATAAAAGCGGCGATGAGGACCAG GTTAGGAGCACCCTGGAAGAGTATTTTGGGTCTTGTGGGGATATTTCAAGGATTTCAATCCCTAAAGATTATGAATCTGGTTCTGTTAAGGG GATTGCTTACATGGACTTCACAGATGGTGACAGCTTCAACAAAGCTCTTGAACTCAATGGAACAGAACTGGGAGGTTATACCTTGAATGTTGAAGAGGCAAAGCCCAGAGGTGATAGCCGTGATGGTGGTGGCAGAAGTGGTGGAAGGAGTGGTGGTAGAGATGGTGGTCGGTTTGGAGGTAGACGTGGAGGTGGACGAGGTGGTGGTGGGGACCGttttggtggtggtggtgggggcCGTTTTAGTGGTGGTGGGGGCCGTTTTGGCGGTGGTGGCAGAGGACGTGGAGGTTTTAATAAACCAAACATGGGTGCTGCTGGCACAG GTAAGAAGACAACTTTCAATGATGAGTAA